In the Styela clava chromosome 8, kaStyClav1.hap1.2, whole genome shotgun sequence genome, one interval contains:
- the LOC120331921 gene encoding atlastin-3-like: MSDVGCISLADVIDGQLRFNHDNLATFFDLEMFKDKPICIVSIAGAMKTGKSFMLTYFQRYLNSRGWENQSWIDDDQKFATDGFHWRCGIEPDTQGINVWGTPYLVKRSDGKEVAVVLMDTQGLFDLYTTKEDNVKLFTLSVLASSIQILNIKDLILKTDLENLHFCVEFAKIASSKKSTERIQLQSLLLLIRDWKPANSKPYGFSGGKSYLDGVLAEKKGKAKELNEVRNFLHETFKDLQCFLMPNPGPKAIKSNFDGRNDELDGDFLDEVKIFCESILHPDKLVIKMSGNEQMSARKLAYTLAACDEIFLGGKLPLVETLVETLAKAHYESAFQDCIDLYKGKMKVLLDGSRISTTDQVEKVHEEAFKEAIEKYKLVEKVGSEKYRKHFEKYLKEQCNSWKDETILIKKISNKLVTDYKKKMREILRDSCFSPKYLENLHHDVADQLVKDISVELQNNTKIHFKNCSVAILHDAFIEMKKINKENGKNWKIKIATGAGVAACAGTAVAAGVALGTGAAIVGAVVVAGAAVGVGCTVGLGAAIAGNIAIVQRVGGVVMSILQRHRRNQRSNQVKERKTMTQ; the protein is encoded by the exons atgtcGGACGTTGGTTGCATTTCACTAGCTGACGTGATCGATGGGCAATTACGATTTAATCATGATAATTTAGCAACATTTTTTGATTTGGAAATGTTCAAAGACAAGCCGATTTGTATCGTTTCAATCGCAGGAGCAATGAAGACGGGAAAATCTTTCATGTTGACTTATTTCCAACGATATTTAAATTCGAGAGGG TGGGAAAACCAAAGCTGGATTGACGATGATCAGAAATTTGCAACTGATGGATTCCACTGGAGATGTGGTATAGAACCAGACACCCAAGGAATCAATGTTTGGGGCACACCCTACTTGGTAAAAAGATCAGACGGCAAAGAG GTTGCTGTGGTGCTAATGGACACCCAAGGACTATTTGACCTCTATACAACTAAGGAAGATAATGTCAAGCTCTTTACTTTGAGCGTCCTTGCAAGTTCTATTCAGATTTTGAATATAAAGGATTTAATTCTTAAGACAGATTTGGAGAACCTTCAT ttctgTGTGGAGTTTGCAAAAATTGCTTCGAGCAAAAAGAGCACTGAACGTATACAG CTGCAGTCACTTCTGTTGCTCATAAGAGATTGGAAACCTGCAAATAGTAAACCCTATGGGTTCAGCGGTGGTAAATCATATCTTGATGGAGTATTGGCAGAAAAAAAAGGCAAGGCAAAGGAGCTCAATGAAGTGCGAAATTTTCTCCACGAAACATTTAAAGATCTCCAATGTTTCTTAATGCCGAATCCAGGACCAAAAGCTATAAAGAGTAATTTTGATGGaagaaatgatg AATTAGATGGTGACTTTTTAGATGAAGTTAAAATTTTCTGTGAAAGCATCCTTCATCCCGACAAACTGGTGATAAAAATGAGCGGGAACGAGCAGATGTCTGCCCGCAAACTTGCTTATACACTTGCTGCTtgtgatgaaatatttttaggtGGTAAATTGCCACTAGTTGAAACACTTGTTGAG ACACTCGCAAAAGCACATTACGAATCTGCTTTTCAAGATTGCATTGATCTATATAAGGGAAAAATGAAA GTTCTACTAGATGGAAGTAGGATCTCAACAACCGACCAAGTTGAGAAAGTGCACGAGGAAGCATTTAAAGAGGCGATTGAAAAGTACAAATTAGTTGAAAAAGTTGGATCAGAGAAATACAGAAAACATTTCGAAAAGTATTTAAAGGAACAGTGCAACTCGTGGAAGGATGAAACg ATCCTTATCaagaaaatatcaaacaaaCTTGTAACGGATTACAAGAAAAAAATGCGAGAG ATATTGAGAGATTCATGCTTCAGCCCAAAATATTTGGAGAATCTACATCATGACGTTGCAGACCAACTGGTGAAAGATATTTCAGTGGAATTgcaaaacaatacaaaaattcattttaaaaattgcagTGTTGCAATATTGCACGATGCATTCattgaaatgaagaaaataaataaagagaATGGAAAGAATTGGAAAATAAAGATAGCAACGGGTGCAGGTGTAGCAGCGTGTGCAGGTACCGCAGTGGCTGCAGGTGTAGCATTAGGTACAGGTGCCGCAATTGTAGGTGCTGTTGTGGTTGCTGGTGCCGCAGTGGGTGTGGGTTGCACAGTGGGTTTAGGTGCCGCAATAGCTGGAAATATCGCAATTGTTCAACGTGTGGGGGGTGTGGTGATGTCTATCCTGCAACGTCATCGGAGGAATCAAAGATCAAATCAAGTGAAGGAAAGAAAAACAATGActcagtga